One Fuerstiella marisgermanici DNA window includes the following coding sequences:
- the kdsA gene encoding 3-deoxy-8-phosphooctulonate synthase yields the protein MTNEIVEIDGYKVGTGRPLLLIAGPCVMESESMIMQVAEHLAALRDKLNLQIVFKSSFDKANRTSVDSYRGPGLDDGMKLLEKVKQATGLPTTTDIHEAAHAAPCAEVCSILQIPAFLARQTDLLVAAADAAVARNICVNVKKPQFVAPEDTVHAVKKCEARGLQKVMLTERGTVFGYGRLVNDFRCVPIMKSFGVPVVFDATHSVQTPGGATTGGQREMVAPLARAAVAIGCDAVFFETHPDPDNAKSDGPNMVPLQEFEKLVQQLTTLRETINTLG from the coding sequence ATGACAAACGAGATTGTTGAGATTGACGGATACAAAGTTGGGACTGGTCGGCCGTTGCTGCTGATCGCAGGGCCGTGTGTCATGGAGTCGGAATCCATGATCATGCAGGTGGCTGAACACCTAGCGGCGCTGCGAGACAAGCTGAACCTTCAGATTGTCTTTAAATCGAGTTTCGACAAGGCCAACCGCACCAGTGTCGACAGCTATCGCGGGCCCGGGCTGGACGACGGCATGAAACTGTTGGAGAAGGTCAAGCAAGCCACTGGGCTGCCGACCACGACCGACATTCACGAAGCCGCCCACGCGGCTCCGTGTGCTGAAGTGTGCTCAATTCTGCAGATTCCCGCGTTTCTGGCTCGTCAAACCGACCTGCTGGTGGCGGCTGCCGACGCTGCGGTCGCCCGAAATATCTGCGTGAATGTCAAAAAACCTCAGTTTGTTGCCCCCGAAGACACGGTCCACGCCGTAAAGAAATGTGAAGCTCGTGGTCTGCAGAAAGTGATGCTCACAGAACGCGGCACGGTCTTTGGGTACGGTCGGCTGGTCAACGACTTTCGTTGCGTCCCGATTATGAAGTCCTTCGGGGTCCCCGTGGTCTTCGACGCGACTCACAGCGTCCAAACTCCCGGTGGAGCCACAACCGGTGGTCAGCGAGAAATGGTGGCCCCGCTGGCTCGAGCCGCTGTGGCGATTGGTTGCGATGCCGTTTTCTTTGAAACTCACCCCGACCCGGACAATGCGAAAAGTGACGGACCAAACATGGTGCCGCTACAGGAATTCGAAAAACTGGTACAGCAACTGACCACGCTTCGCGAAACAATTAACACTCTCGGTTAG
- the purB gene encoding adenylosuccinate lyase, producing MSHDIYENPLITRYASREMAGIWSAQKKHSTWRRLWIALAESQQELGLPITDEQLSEMQATVDDIDFTLAAKFELERRHDVMAHVETWATQCPKAKPIIHLGATSCYVTDNSELIQIKESLLVVRRRLVQVIDQLAKFVVEYRDLPCLGFTHLQAAQPTTVGKRATLWCWDLLLDLEELEHRIDTIRFRGVKGTTGTQATFLSLFEGDHGKVEQLDQLVTQKMGFTDRHAVTGQTYSRKFDSQVMATLNGLAQSCHKVGSDIRILQHKKELEEPFEKKQIGSSAMAYKRNPMRSERLCALSRFAMSLQAGTDNTMATQWMERTLDDSAIRRLAVPQAFLAIDACLILYRNITDGMVVYPKTIEKHLNEELPFMATEEILMAGVRAGGDRQDLHEVIRVHSQAAAAEVKQNALPNDLIERLQKDEAFAGIDLAGTLDAKKYIGRAPEQVDAFIAEQVEPVRARYAEDLAGAAEAVRV from the coding sequence GTGTCTCACGACATCTACGAAAATCCACTGATCACACGGTACGCGTCTCGCGAAATGGCGGGCATCTGGTCGGCTCAGAAAAAACATTCCACGTGGCGGCGGCTATGGATCGCGCTGGCTGAATCTCAACAGGAACTTGGCCTGCCCATTACCGACGAACAGCTTTCAGAAATGCAGGCCACGGTCGACGACATCGACTTCACTCTGGCCGCAAAGTTCGAGCTGGAACGCCGGCACGACGTTATGGCTCATGTTGAGACGTGGGCGACGCAGTGCCCGAAGGCGAAGCCAATCATTCATCTGGGTGCAACCAGTTGTTATGTGACAGACAATTCTGAGCTGATTCAGATCAAAGAAAGCCTGCTGGTCGTACGGCGTCGGCTGGTTCAGGTGATCGACCAGTTGGCGAAGTTTGTGGTGGAATACCGCGATTTGCCGTGTTTGGGCTTCACACATTTGCAGGCCGCTCAGCCAACAACCGTCGGCAAACGAGCGACTTTGTGGTGCTGGGACCTGCTGTTGGACCTGGAAGAGCTGGAACACCGCATCGACACGATTCGCTTTCGGGGCGTGAAAGGGACGACGGGAACTCAAGCGACATTCCTGAGTCTGTTTGAAGGCGACCACGGTAAAGTTGAGCAGCTCGATCAGCTGGTGACTCAGAAGATGGGCTTCACGGATCGCCACGCGGTGACGGGGCAAACGTATTCGCGCAAGTTCGATTCGCAGGTGATGGCGACGTTGAACGGGCTGGCCCAATCGTGTCACAAAGTGGGCAGCGACATTCGGATTCTGCAGCACAAGAAAGAACTGGAAGAACCATTCGAGAAGAAGCAAATCGGTTCGTCGGCGATGGCCTACAAACGCAACCCAATGCGAAGCGAACGGCTGTGTGCGTTGTCGCGGTTTGCCATGAGTCTGCAGGCGGGCACGGACAACACAATGGCGACTCAGTGGATGGAACGCACGTTGGACGACAGCGCCATTCGTCGGCTTGCTGTGCCACAAGCGTTTCTGGCGATAGATGCGTGTCTGATTTTGTACCGCAACATCACGGACGGTATGGTTGTGTACCCGAAGACGATTGAGAAGCACCTCAATGAGGAACTTCCTTTCATGGCCACGGAAGAGATTCTAATGGCGGGCGTGCGAGCCGGTGGCGATCGACAGGATCTTCACGAAGTGATTCGAGTCCACAGCCAGGCAGCGGCCGCGGAAGTCAAGCAGAACGCATTGCCGAACGACCTGATTGAGCGGCTTCAGAAAGACGAAGCCTTCGCCGGAATCGATCTGGCGGGAACGCTGGACGCGAAGAAGTACATCGGCCGTGCTCCTGAACAGGTTGATGCATTCATCGCCGAACAGGTTGAACCAGTCCGAGCTCGCTACGCTGAAGACCTTGCCGGGGCTGCGGAAGCTGTGCGCGTGTGA
- a CDS encoding CehA/McbA family metallohydrolase, whose product MASRHRLTLLACILAGWVMAHSAVGQTTYAAEPQATVRFKLLDGPSGKPVPAMVCIRSLQDNSVRLPPDGRIMQRVSQTNEFYRGVEYEAANPDWIGPARKTLGKGDNNDRSFVYEELPSLPFWLEPVAYQTQPAFSIKLNPGRYQISAARGMEYIPVTKTFTVTSEDQQHALKLERWVDLPAKGWYSGDVHVHHPTTKKTYRDFLLRYAEAEDLHVVNVLEMGHHRGTDFKQLGFGTKFRERRGDYCLVSGQEEPRSTFGHIIGLNTSAMARDVATYDLYDLAFQRLHAQPDAVVGFAHFSWNGCDLPRGFPWYVTTEGIDFVELLQFSRINTLDYYDYLNLGFRLAAAAGSDVPWGSTLGEARTYVHTGETLDLDRWFAGLKAGHSFVSNGPALEFTVDGQLPGTEIKADGKSKVKVRARAWGHEKVGLPEVLELVGNDGVLQEVHRNDSHSNELTLEVEVDISRSTWLALSTRCANGAVAHTSPVYVVVNDEPTWSPQKSSRIVRKQLEAIAVIEEEFSEGSDLRSRSIRERLERAKSYYSKLLAATEQALRE is encoded by the coding sequence ATGGCTTCACGACATCGACTTACGCTATTGGCCTGCATTCTGGCTGGCTGGGTTATGGCGCATTCAGCCGTCGGGCAAACGACGTACGCCGCTGAACCGCAGGCCACGGTCCGTTTCAAGCTGTTGGATGGTCCGTCGGGCAAGCCTGTGCCCGCCATGGTTTGCATTCGCAGCCTGCAAGACAACTCGGTGCGGTTACCGCCAGATGGCCGCATCATGCAGCGAGTGAGCCAGACAAACGAATTCTATCGCGGCGTTGAATATGAAGCGGCCAACCCAGACTGGATTGGCCCGGCAAGGAAGACGTTAGGCAAGGGAGATAACAACGACCGCAGTTTTGTTTACGAAGAACTTCCTTCGCTACCTTTCTGGCTTGAGCCTGTGGCGTACCAAACGCAGCCTGCTTTTTCGATCAAGCTAAATCCAGGTCGCTACCAGATTTCAGCAGCACGGGGCATGGAATACATCCCGGTAACAAAGACCTTCACTGTTACTTCTGAAGATCAGCAGCACGCGTTGAAACTCGAACGCTGGGTCGACTTGCCCGCGAAGGGCTGGTATTCCGGCGACGTTCACGTGCATCATCCCACGACGAAGAAAACGTACCGCGACTTCTTACTGCGCTATGCTGAAGCTGAGGACCTGCATGTCGTTAATGTTCTTGAAATGGGACACCATCGCGGGACCGATTTTAAACAGCTCGGGTTCGGCACGAAATTTCGCGAACGACGCGGAGACTATTGCCTTGTCAGCGGGCAGGAAGAACCGCGCAGCACCTTCGGGCACATCATCGGACTGAACACCTCCGCCATGGCGAGAGATGTGGCCACCTATGACCTTTACGACCTGGCATTCCAGCGACTTCACGCTCAGCCGGATGCCGTCGTAGGGTTCGCTCACTTTTCATGGAACGGCTGCGACTTGCCGCGAGGCTTCCCGTGGTACGTCACCACAGAAGGAATTGACTTCGTCGAGTTGCTGCAATTTAGCCGCATCAACACGCTGGACTATTACGACTACCTGAACCTCGGCTTTCGTCTGGCCGCAGCAGCAGGAAGCGACGTGCCCTGGGGATCGACGCTGGGCGAAGCGCGAACCTACGTCCATACCGGCGAGACTCTTGACCTGGATCGCTGGTTCGCCGGACTCAAAGCGGGACACTCGTTTGTCAGCAATGGGCCGGCGCTGGAATTTACGGTCGATGGCCAATTGCCCGGAACGGAAATCAAAGCGGACGGCAAGAGCAAGGTGAAAGTGCGTGCTCGAGCGTGGGGCCATGAAAAAGTTGGGCTGCCCGAAGTGCTTGAACTGGTCGGCAACGATGGAGTACTGCAGGAAGTGCACAGAAATGACAGTCACTCCAACGAACTTACTCTGGAAGTTGAGGTCGACATTTCTCGCAGCACGTGGTTGGCGCTCAGCACTCGCTGTGCAAACGGAGCGGTCGCTCACACGTCGCCTGTTTACGTTGTTGTTAATGACGAGCCCACCTGGTCGCCTCAGAAGAGTTCACGGATCGTAAGAAAACAGCTTGAGGCTATCGCCGTGATCGAAGAGGAATTTTCTGAGGGAAGCGACCTTCGCAGTCGTTCGATCCGCGAACGTTTAGAACGTGCCAAGTCTTACTATTCGAAACTTCTCGCGGCGACTGAGCAAGCTCTTCGCGAATAA
- a CDS encoding YitT family protein yields MRQVFVDYSLIIVAGLMYAVALKYFVLPSKVILTGTEGIATALSYYFESYWLFIGLYVLFQTGLLFFAFTCVSRLFAKRSLVVVSTVVVALVVLPELRFAQPEPQNERIILVLFGGILAGAAKALAFKNRGSTGDEDILGAYFATKYLKPVGSIAIIASIVSTAFGLTMDLAKNGQFESVVNTLMYTCIYIFASAEVLNNLYRKFKITMLAVITRQDKKVGSAIASTSEHRTFTTHQGTGGRSGDAFSVVRTIITQEELPQMIAAVQDADPECFYYYHDIEGVSSRYFIAPIG; encoded by the coding sequence GTGCGTCAGGTATTTGTCGACTACAGTCTAATCATAGTCGCTGGCCTGATGTACGCGGTTGCTTTGAAGTATTTCGTCCTGCCCTCCAAGGTCATTCTGACCGGAACGGAAGGTATCGCGACAGCCCTTTCCTACTACTTTGAAAGCTATTGGCTGTTTATCGGCCTCTATGTGTTGTTTCAAACGGGCTTGCTGTTCTTCGCATTTACGTGCGTCAGCCGCCTGTTCGCCAAACGGTCACTCGTCGTGGTGAGCACGGTTGTGGTGGCACTCGTCGTCCTGCCGGAACTGCGATTCGCTCAACCGGAGCCCCAAAACGAACGAATCATCTTAGTCCTCTTCGGCGGAATCCTTGCCGGCGCCGCCAAAGCACTGGCCTTCAAGAACCGAGGTTCCACCGGAGATGAAGACATTCTGGGAGCTTACTTTGCAACCAAGTATCTGAAACCGGTTGGGTCAATCGCCATCATCGCCTCAATTGTCTCTACAGCCTTTGGTCTGACCATGGATCTCGCCAAAAACGGACAATTTGAATCGGTCGTCAACACCCTGATGTACACGTGCATCTACATCTTTGCCTCAGCCGAGGTGTTAAACAACCTGTACCGCAAGTTCAAGATTACGATGCTGGCAGTCATCACCCGCCAAGACAAAAAAGTTGGCAGTGCAATCGCGTCAACATCAGAACATCGCACCTTCACCACGCACCAGGGTACCGGCGGTCGAAGCGGGGATGCGTTCTCCGTTGTCAGGACGATTATTACTCAGGAAGAACTGCCGCAAATGATCGCCGCCGTGCAAGACGCCGACCCCGAGTGCTTCTACTACTATCATGACATCGAAGGCGTCTCCAGCCGATACTTCATCGCCCCAATTGGCTAA
- a CDS encoding alpha/beta hydrolase-fold protein — MTDSRFRFGRSGTFATALFVLICVGKVRASEAEFRELVVERTFTETSQYRCLISVPDEYEANDNRRWPLVMFLHGGGNPKLESLKASIRGLASLPAIVVAPICPPSKYGDRYTNWNWLQLGDVVRRMGKDYRIDEDRRSVIGFSHGGSGAWELPSFEDKLFTKCVVIAGVCHPWSLRHYPKIKVWVFVGAKDYMRKEQQETVTSAKRFKVDVVETVWEGADHSGIFKNAMSYQRMLDWLVKDEDLRVIRPDVSDSIAK; from the coding sequence ATGACAGATTCCCGTTTCCGATTCGGTCGCTCTGGAACCTTCGCAACTGCACTGTTTGTTCTGATTTGCGTTGGTAAAGTTCGAGCCAGCGAAGCAGAATTTCGTGAGCTTGTCGTTGAACGGACCTTCACCGAGACCTCGCAATACCGCTGCCTGATCAGCGTGCCCGACGAATACGAAGCCAACGATAACCGACGGTGGCCGTTGGTCATGTTTTTGCATGGCGGCGGGAACCCGAAGCTTGAGTCACTGAAAGCGTCGATTCGCGGACTTGCCAGCCTGCCTGCAATTGTGGTGGCGCCGATCTGCCCACCCTCGAAGTACGGCGATCGCTATACGAACTGGAACTGGCTACAGCTGGGCGATGTAGTGCGAAGAATGGGCAAGGATTACCGAATCGACGAAGATCGACGATCAGTAATCGGCTTTAGCCATGGGGGATCCGGTGCATGGGAACTCCCTTCATTCGAGGATAAATTATTTACCAAGTGCGTGGTCATCGCCGGTGTATGTCATCCGTGGTCGTTGCGGCACTATCCAAAAATTAAAGTCTGGGTATTTGTTGGAGCGAAAGACTACATGCGGAAGGAGCAGCAGGAGACTGTCACGTCCGCAAAGCGGTTCAAGGTCGACGTGGTTGAAACCGTTTGGGAGGGCGCCGATCACAGCGGGATCTTTAAGAACGCCATGTCGTATCAACGAATGCTGGATTGGCTTGTCAAAGACGAAGACCTGCGAGTTATACGGCCTGATGTCTCTGACAGCATCGCCAAGTGA
- a CDS encoding metal-dependent transcriptional regulator, translating to MPSLTVENYLKAALQLELKSGQSRVSPGALSARLKVSPGTVTSMLKTLSESGLANYVPYEGVELTSSGRKLAMRMLRRHRLIELFLHSTLNLTWDQVHEEAEELEHAVSEFLIDRIDDFLEHPETDPHGSPIPAADGQMRGDFSGTVPLDQCKVGSDVRFVRVVNQQPDFLRYLSESGFELGAVGRIVENSEDAGVVRSDIDGVQFTVGLNAAQTIRVEPVASSL from the coding sequence ATGCCGAGTCTGACGGTTGAAAACTATTTGAAAGCCGCGCTGCAACTGGAGTTGAAGTCGGGGCAGTCGCGCGTATCGCCCGGCGCATTGTCGGCTCGGCTGAAGGTTTCGCCGGGGACCGTCACCAGCATGCTGAAGACACTGTCCGAATCGGGACTCGCCAATTATGTGCCGTACGAAGGCGTGGAACTCACGTCTTCCGGTCGCAAGCTGGCCATGCGAATGCTGCGACGACACCGGCTGATTGAGCTGTTTTTGCACAGCACTCTGAACCTGACCTGGGATCAGGTCCATGAAGAAGCAGAAGAGCTGGAACATGCCGTCAGTGAGTTCCTGATTGATCGCATTGACGACTTTTTGGAACACCCCGAAACTGATCCTCACGGTTCGCCTATTCCCGCAGCCGATGGACAAATGAGGGGCGACTTTTCGGGAACCGTTCCGTTGGACCAATGCAAAGTGGGAAGTGATGTGCGCTTCGTTCGCGTCGTCAATCAGCAGCCCGATTTTCTGCGGTATCTCTCAGAATCCGGATTTGAACTCGGGGCAGTTGGCCGGATCGTTGAGAACAGCGAAGATGCGGGCGTTGTGCGGTCGGACATCGACGGCGTGCAGTTCACCGTCGGGTTGAACGCGGCCCAAACGATCCGAGTCGAACCTGTTGCTTCTTCACTTTGA
- a CDS encoding DinB family protein: MFDSALKINAFQVNLLLKTVGDLDDGSLYERCPGHNHPPVWILGHLAVTGEFGQQLLGGDVFHPGWLQLFGPGSSDDPSGLVDGDARFTISTLTTAIETAYAGLRDLAAKCSDSRRMDEPHGVEIFPGTSIETIGDMITLLLTNHFGFHLAQLSACRRSRGHGPLF; the protein is encoded by the coding sequence ATGTTTGATTCCGCACTTAAGATTAATGCTTTTCAGGTCAACCTGTTGCTCAAGACGGTTGGCGACCTGGATGATGGTTCGCTATACGAACGATGCCCGGGCCACAACCATCCTCCGGTCTGGATACTTGGCCACCTTGCCGTCACGGGCGAATTTGGTCAACAGCTTCTTGGTGGAGACGTTTTCCATCCAGGCTGGCTTCAACTTTTCGGCCCCGGTTCGTCCGACGATCCTTCCGGCTTAGTTGACGGAGATGCCAGGTTTACAATCTCCACCCTGACGACCGCCATTGAGACTGCTTACGCTGGTTTGCGTGATCTTGCGGCGAAATGCAGTGACTCACGCAGGATGGACGAACCGCACGGCGTGGAAATTTTTCCCGGCACCAGCATTGAGACCATCGGCGACATGATTACGCTGCTGCTGACGAATCATTTCGGATTCCACTTAGCTCAACTTTCGGCCTGCCGTCGGTCCCGCGGCCACGGTCCGCTGTTCTAA
- a CDS encoding glycine zipper domain-containing protein yields MSRYLFVAVMVTTVFQQTASAQYNTQRGSVLGGLAGAAAGVAIGEHNDEPLAGALIGGAVGLMSGAALGNARDRQMAEARAYQYQQQQQQQMAISRSVTPQDVIMMSQRGLSDSVIISHIQANGVRQELRVPDVIALHENGVSQHVIAAMQRPVTVTAAPAAPVRVYQSAPPIVVEKYVAPRYYYPPRRPYYHGPRHHHHRGSGIHFSLHR; encoded by the coding sequence ATGTCACGTTATCTGTTTGTTGCGGTCATGGTGACCACTGTGTTTCAGCAGACCGCATCTGCTCAATACAATACCCAGCGGGGTTCGGTCCTCGGAGGATTGGCCGGTGCCGCAGCTGGTGTTGCGATCGGCGAGCACAATGACGAACCGCTGGCAGGTGCTCTGATCGGCGGCGCTGTGGGACTTATGTCAGGAGCGGCCCTGGGGAATGCCCGTGATCGGCAGATGGCCGAAGCGCGAGCGTACCAGTACCAGCAGCAACAACAACAGCAAATGGCGATTTCCCGAAGCGTGACACCTCAGGACGTCATCATGATGTCTCAACGAGGTCTTAGCGATTCGGTCATCATCAGCCACATTCAGGCTAATGGTGTTCGGCAGGAGCTTCGAGTTCCGGACGTTATTGCTTTGCACGAAAACGGCGTCAGCCAGCACGTGATTGCCGCGATGCAGCGACCAGTTACCGTGACTGCAGCGCCCGCTGCACCAGTCCGCGTGTACCAGTCGGCACCGCCGATCGTTGTCGAGAAGTACGTCGCACCACGCTACTACTATCCGCCGCGTCGCCCGTACTACCACGGCCCCCGGCACCACCATCACCGAGGATCCGGGATCCACTTTTCACTGCACCGTTAA
- a CDS encoding metallophosphoesterase family protein, producing the protein MTERLHRILHLSDLHFGPPYSQVVGEAVLAIAPKLGADAIVVSGDFTQRAKREQFQAAREFVDQLPDVPRLYIPGNHDVPLYRVKERWRDPLGLYKEHICPDLNPVLSLKHALLVGLDSTAPHRAISNGRIHQWQIDATRKIFAEAPPNVAKIVVAHHHFVPAPDYLKDSAMPQAKRAIAAFVEDDVDMIMGGHLHRAYIGNTLDVYPGAHPERGIVVVQSGTSTSRRGRGREREKNTFNVIDLAADSMTITHYMYFQAEATFVPFSQHVFPVGTHRLAIGVEGG; encoded by the coding sequence GTGACTGAGCGGCTGCATCGAATTCTACACCTTTCTGACCTGCACTTTGGCCCGCCGTATTCTCAAGTCGTGGGCGAAGCTGTTTTGGCGATCGCACCGAAGCTGGGTGCCGACGCGATTGTCGTCAGTGGCGACTTCACTCAACGCGCCAAACGTGAACAGTTTCAGGCGGCTCGCGAATTCGTGGATCAGCTTCCGGACGTGCCGCGGCTGTACATTCCCGGCAATCATGACGTGCCGCTGTATCGAGTGAAAGAACGCTGGCGTGATCCGCTCGGATTGTACAAGGAGCATATCTGCCCGGATCTGAATCCAGTGCTGTCGTTGAAACACGCGTTGCTGGTCGGTTTAGATTCCACCGCACCGCATCGGGCGATTTCGAATGGCCGTATTCACCAATGGCAGATCGACGCGACTCGAAAGATCTTCGCAGAAGCCCCGCCCAACGTGGCAAAAATTGTGGTGGCTCATCACCACTTTGTTCCGGCCCCGGATTACCTCAAAGACAGCGCGATGCCTCAGGCCAAACGAGCGATCGCGGCTTTTGTGGAAGACGACGTCGACATGATCATGGGCGGGCATTTGCATCGAGCGTACATCGGAAACACGCTGGACGTTTATCCCGGCGCTCATCCGGAACGCGGTATCGTGGTGGTTCAGTCCGGCACCAGCACGTCTCGCCGAGGGCGCGGCCGCGAACGTGAAAAGAACACCTTCAACGTAATTGACCTGGCCGCCGACAGCATGACCATCACACACTATATGTACTTCCAGGCCGAAGCCACCTTCGTCCCCTTCAGCCAACACGTCTTTCCGGTCGGTACGCACCGACTGGCGATTGGCGTGGAGGGCGGTTGA
- a CDS encoding cell division protein FtsH, whose protein sequence is MTENSSDGSSQNAASPSQIATAYHEAGHAVMAYVLGRLVEKVTVSPAQLQTGGFRLGACKMQKGRSRPSQDHVEDEVLILLAGMVGESHYTQRYCEAGAAQDLQAVKRVLSTRTPRERQLQRRAQRLLDKTEHLLNGQVNRRAIAMIANELLEKETISGRAVRHLLQEAARE, encoded by the coding sequence ATGACCGAGAATTCATCCGACGGCAGCTCACAGAATGCCGCGAGTCCATCGCAGATCGCCACCGCTTACCATGAAGCCGGTCATGCGGTGATGGCGTACGTTTTGGGACGACTGGTTGAAAAGGTCACGGTGTCTCCCGCTCAGCTTCAAACCGGAGGCTTTCGCCTGGGAGCGTGCAAGATGCAAAAGGGACGATCCCGGCCATCGCAGGATCACGTAGAAGATGAGGTTCTAATCCTGCTCGCCGGAATGGTGGGAGAAAGCCACTACACTCAACGATATTGCGAAGCTGGTGCAGCTCAGGATCTACAAGCAGTGAAGCGCGTGCTGAGCACTCGAACTCCTCGTGAACGCCAACTGCAGCGACGAGCACAGCGCCTGCTGGACAAGACTGAGCATCTGCTGAACGGCCAAGTAAACAGGCGAGCCATCGCGATGATCGCAAACGAGCTGTTGGAAAAAGAAACCATCAGTGGCCGAGCCGTGCGACACCTACTGCAAGAAGCCGCGCGAGAATAG